In a single window of the Primulina tabacum isolate GXHZ01 unplaced genomic scaffold, ASM2559414v2 Contig601, whole genome shotgun sequence genome:
- the LOC142534575 gene encoding FCS-Like Zinc finger 8-like has protein sequence MLSNRSRAVASKQALMADQSNSLFSSPTRTPTTPISSSLGSPRFFSGLLTKNLSDAEANVMSPTSILDPKVSSSFVNPFGYDTSLSNPPSKQEQEAIGLALIDSIDEKNDEYGNFSKPLNRMVLFGSKLKVHIPYSNNPSSRSPAESPKSPADFGIKTRNSQCFSPFSGNPEKSFSRQLSLKEMELSEDYTCVITHGSNPKTTHIFDDCIVENCGANDDEITSDPPRETESGFEINVSTFPSPKFLSFCHTCREILEQGQDIYIYRGEKAFCGHECRCQEVITDDMKSPELDDNI, from the exons ATGCTGAGTAATAGATCTAGAGCAGTGGCCAGCAAGCAAGCTCTCATGGCGGATCAAAGCAACTCATTGTTTTCTTCTCCTACTAGAACTCCCACCACACCGATTTCATCTTCCTTGGGATCACCAAGATTTTTCAGTGGGCTTTTGACTAAGAATCTTTCTGATGCAGAAGCTAATGTAAtgagtccaacttcaattcttGACCCCAAAGTTTCATCCAGTTTTGTGAACCCTTTTGGCTATGACACCAGTCTCTCCAATCCTCCAAgtaaacaagaacaagaagcCATTGGACTGGCCCTTATTGATTCAATCGATGAGAAAAACGATGAATATGGAAACTTTAGCAAGCCATTGAACAGAATGGTTCTGTTTGGATCAAAGCTTAAGGTGCACATTCCCTACAGTAATAACCCCTCTTCACGTTCTCCGGCTGAATCGCCGAAATCTCCGGCGGATTTCGGAATCAAGACTAGGAATTCTCAGTGCTTCAGCCCTTTTTCGGGCAACCCGGAAAAGAGCTTTAGCAGGCAGCTATCTTTGAAAGAAATGGAGCTTTCTGAGGATTACACTTGCGTGATCACCCACGGCTCGAACCCAAAAACTACTCATATTTTCGATGATTGTATCGTGGAGAATTGTGGCGCAAATGATGATGAAATAACTTCAGATCCTCCAAGGGAAACGGAAAGTGGTTTCGAAATCAATGTTTCAACTTTTCCATCACCAAAATTCTTGAGCTTTTGTCACACTTGCAGAGAAATTCTTGAACAAGGCCAAGATATTTATATTTACAG GGGTGAGAAAGCCTTTTGCGGCCATGAATGCCGCTGCCAAGAAGTGATCACTGACGATATGAAGAGTCCGGAGTTGGATGACAATATTTag